The stretch of DNA AGAACATTCATATCCGTGTAACTGAAGGCAAAATACCTAGCTGTGGTTACGTCATGATTAGTGAGCACAGCGCATTGATTTGTTTACGTGATAAAGTACGACCTTTGGAAGAAGCCGGGAACATTAGTGCATATCAAACACGTGAACGTAATTGAGtaaccaatgaaattaaagaaactaTTTGCTCCACGTGATAATGTTGTGAAGCGTGAGTGCTAGACGGCTGGTGCGAATTTTCACTACGAGCGAGTTTGTTCAGAAATTTTGATGGCCTGTGATTCATCAGGCGTTGTTACAGAACCTTCTATTAcattgatgaaagaaaaacatcGGAAAATGCCCAGTGGAAAGTCTTCGTACGTCCACCTAGTGGCTGGAGGGTACGTTGGATCAAAACACTTGTTTTTCTGTGGCGCTTCGTTAGCAGCACATATTTTTTACTGTTCTCGTAGTTAGCTAGTTTCTGCTATTTCCGTGTATTTCGGAACGAACGAAGCTTTAGTGTAATAGGGCGGCAAGTATTGCTAATATTTTCTTGTTGTGATAGTCGATAAGAGTATTTCCTGGATTGAAAGCTAGACCTGTAAATGCAATTCGGCAACATGGCCGGCGTTCTGGTCGACTGTACGTATTACGCTATTATATTTGACTCTTGATGACAGAACAGTTACTTAATCTGctgaaaaaaacttttcttcacCCCTACCGTTCCACAGTACGAGACTTATATTTTTTATGATCTGTAGTTTTCATCTATCCCTTGGAAAATTCGAGTGTTCTCCTCGGTGGGTCTGAGCTTAAGTTGAAGAGAATTACGTTAAAATTTATAAGCTTATATCCAATGTCAATTATCATTGGCACCTTTTACAGGGTTGGAGGAACTGTAGGAGCAACACTGACTTGCCCTTTGGAGGTTGTGAAAACGAGATTGCAGGTTGGTTTTGATATTGCAATGTGAGCACACCCCTGGCAATATGGAGAGGTTTAAATTTCCCTCTATCTAGCCACTTTATGCAGCCTTCAGCCACCTCATTTGAGGCAAAGGGCTACAGAGGACAGTGTTTTGGAGACGTAGATGTTGTCAAACCAGCAAGTTAAATTCTTCAGAGCCAGCCAAGTTGAATACTGATCATATTGTTCTTTCAAAGAAATTATGCAATGGtcccgtcggcttccattgataccagtttcgtaactaccgacgttaaataaattaaaaattaaaactaccAAATAAAATATACGGTATTCCCAGCAAACATGGTGGAGCATATCATTGCTTACGTACAATATTTACACTTCATTTGGACACCTTGTATCATCTGATCCTTTCTAAGTCGGTTTAGTAAGATTGACCTCAAGTGATTTAATGGCAACTAATGGCATTAAGTAAAGCATTATGAATGAACTTACactaaccaaaaaaaaaaaccagcaagtacaaaattgaataaatagaggatattacacggtggcgagaagatatgaattttgtttgagtggcaagaacaagatctcacgagtgagcgaagcgaacgagtgagatattgttcttgccacaagaacataaaattcatatctttgagccaacgtgtaatgttctctttattatatggagactaaatattgaatatttccgattttattgtgtttcaaagtagtcaagttttacaaatacggctgggctttataaaaaaaggcggggaaaaaaaggcgggaatcgggACGTCATTGAaggatacgacactcacaaaggtgacatacggaaaatacgccactcgggtcccggatgaagtggtgtatggaatctacgagtggtttagttcccagtaaaacactctcctccatataataatatgtAATATGTCATGTTTAGATTGAATATTATTGCAGTTTAATATGACCATTATAAGCACTAACAAAAgtgaaacttaaaaaaaattggtcgAACAGGATCTCCACTTATTATGTTCTTTCCACAGTTTAAGTATACATCTTTCATATGTGTGGCCCCTTATAGGTAGTGACACTTGTGATGAGTTTTTCTGTACAATTGTAAGAGCTTCCTTCATTTCTGTCGTTTGGTGGGAAAACCTTTCTGACGACCATGTGGCTTGTTAGGATAATGGTTCTTGCCCAAGATCATCTGTAGGTTGCTATTTTGTCTTCCCACTCTGCCTTCAAAATATTATTTCTATTTCAATTTCATGACAGTATGCCCAACCTTACCTAAAAGCTAAGTATTTAATTCATTTCCACCAAACCAATCTTTATGGGTAAAACGCTATGGAGTGCTTGACTTTGTTAGTAAACAAGTACATTAAACCTAATCACTTAAATTAGTGCTTAGGCTTGAATGCATTGTCCCATTTTGTGTCTTGATTCATGAAATGGGAAGAATCAGAAACATTGAATAATAGGTGGTTTAACTCGGGAGATAAACTGGCCAAGTTAAATTCAAAACAGAGCATGTTTACAGTCAAACCTCCTTTTGGGACAGCTTTCATAAGCAACCTCCTAGAAtcaattataattttttattattcttttttctctcttctcttttctcttCCATGTAGTCCTCCGTACCAACATTCCGGCCCCTATTTTGCCCAACAACAACTGCATCTGGAGGAGTATGGAGTATTCCTGTGGAAATTTCAGTGGAAAGACCTGTTGGCATTCTGTCCTGTTTAAGACATATAGTACAAACAGAAGGAATTGCAGCATTGTTTAAAGGCTTGGGACCCACTCTAGTGGGAGTGGCTCCATCAAGAGCTATATACTTTTCAGTGTATGCCAAATCAAAGAAGGTCTTTAACAAGAGTGGTGTAGCTGCTAAGGATAGCAAACTTGTGCATGTTGGGTCAGCATGTTCTGCAGGTAAAGTATGGTTACCTGGCTAGTTTCCTCAAGTGTAAGTGCTGTTGGCAACTTACAGGAGGTTCAAAAAGCACTTGGCAAAAGAAATTCCCAACCCAAAGTCAGTTAGGCGATTGCTGGAATTTAACTGAAGGTTGTAGCAAAAATAGCTGCTGATACATTGTTGTCATCTTTAGTTTTGGTGTTAAGCTATTTGCCTAAAGTAGTTCTGTTATTGGAAAGGAAGTTCTCAGCGACCAAGTCAGATCTAAAAGAATGGAAAATTCAAGACTGCCATAAGTATATTACTAAGCAGCGTCAAGCAGAAATAGCTTTGTCTTTTGAATGGCTTGATGCTTACAAGGATGCAGTTGCAAACCAATATTATTAGCAAGTTACCTTTGAAATAATGTGTTGCTTCAATTTTTTTAGGTTTTGTCACAGCAACCTTGTCAAGTCCCTTGTGGGTGGTGAAGACAAGACTCCAGCTTGATAACAAGTAGGTTTTAGATAAtatgcaaaataaaataaaaaaaacatcttaTCCTATTAACCATTTGATGGGTAGTCAAGCATGTCTGTTTCCAGGTGTTTTACCATCTAAACACTGTGATCTTTTCATTatattttcatgtatattttCTTGGCTAGCCAGACACATGTGTTATCTCTCTGCAAAAGAACTCTTAGCCAAGTTGTTGAACATTGAATTTGGCATGTTTGGAATCAGGCACATTTCCACCTTAATTTGAATCCTGGCTTACAGGACTTCAAAGTAACCTTTCCCTTAACTGTGAGGAACCACAAAGGGCAGACCACCACAAGGGGCACAATTTTCCCTACAATTTGGGATTGTTGTGTCATGGGACTTATCATCCTTTAAGAGACCAGAAAAGTCGTACTATCTTCATCACAAAGGTGTCCTCGAGTATTGGCCTGGTTGGGGGTTGAACATATGACCTCTCATTAAAATGTTATGCAGGATGTTGTGAAAGTTGGCAAGGATTGCTTAAGTACCCACAAACAGCTCTTTATCAGTGCAGTAAGGTGGATTTGTTTGGTAAAATGTGCTTTATGTTATCATTTTAGGACTGCAACAAGAGGACAAGTAACAGAACTCTTAAATGGTATCTGGAAAACCGATGGATTAAAGGGCTTCTATAGAGGATTGACAGCAACTTATTTTGGGATAACAGAGACTATGATCCATTTTGTAATATACGAACACATAAAGGGCGAAGTACAGAGGCATCATTTGAAAATGCGTGGCACCAATGAACCAAATGTCGTAGACTTTATTCAATTTATGATGGCAGCGGCAACATCAAAGTGTATAGCAGCAGTTATTGCATATCCGCATGAAGTTATCAGGACCAGACTGCGACAACAGGAAGTtgatggaaaaagaaaataccACTCGTTTTTTCAAGCTTTCAGTAAAATATTTCGTGAAGAAGGCAGAGTTGGACTTTATGGGGGGCTTGGGACTCACCTGCTAAGACAAGTTCCAAACACTGCAATCATGTTTCTTACATATGAAGTTGTAGTGCACTGCTTGGGTGGAGAGGATTCTTTGTGAATCAACTCTGTTAAGTGAAGTACTTTTTTCCACTAGTGATGTAGAGAAGGTAGCTATTTATGTGTTCATTGGCACTGGcaagaataattatttaatcaaTTATATGAAAGTCAATTTTAAAAgccgtttcttgaaagttaaGACTCTAAAAGATAAAAAGGTACTGTAGATGTTTTTTAAGTAATCTTTTGATCTCTTCCAAAGACACTAAAGTTTTCTTTGTTCGTGTGATTCATATATTTAATGTACTTTTTGAGTAATCTTTCTCTtaaatttataaattattgtttttattctaTGTAAATACTAGGTTCCTACATCTTTGTACATAAAAGGAGTAATATAGTACATATTAAGTATTGTAAttgtatcagaaaaaaaattatattttacaagTTTTATTTAACAGACATTGAATTAAAAATGAGTGAAAACAAAATCACTTTCTaaagaaagtgattttgttTCATCCGAGTAATCCTTATTACAAAACAAATGACAGATGCTGTGGGCTTTTGTTTTATGGCTTCCAGAAAAGGGACGTTGACAAATAAAAGATTTGTAATGTTATCCTTAAGAGATTATAGAGTTGTCATagtatagaccctatgcaaaaatggctgcctttaaattattcttttgttcatattcaaaatagcccaactaacctcgtttttgagacaaaaattctaaagaatgtGTTATtccgaacgaggttagttgggctattttgaatatgaacaaaagaataatttaaaggcagccatttttgcatagggtctattaGCCTGTCTGGCTGGTGGGATATTTTATCTCACGATTATTTAAACACTCGTGGGTATGATGGTGTTGGCCGTGAGTGGGTCCCAACTGGCATGGGGACTAGTAGTTTTGAATTCACTTGTGGCCAAAACACAGCGAAGCAATTGTAGATTTACTCCCGCGTGTTCACATAATCCTGTAATAAAATATCCCGTCTACTGTGCTTGCTATCATagtatttcaagtggatgcttTGTCTTTCTTGGAAAATCAAAGGCTGTCATCTTATGAATAACATTAAAGTTACATGGCCCAGTTTTATCCTTTGCTTTGACTTTTTGTGGCATTTCAGCTGACAATGAGAGTAAGAGCCCATATTACATGTAAGAGGacttggaaaaagaaaaaaaatgagttTGTGACAATGTGCGTGACACTTTAATTGATGTTAAATTTAGGATAGTTAGTGCTGGAGAGTCACTGCCTTAAGGCCCACAGACCGATTTTTCCcacgttgctaaggaagtgaaatgatACTTCcagtaactgacgtcatcatatcacgagctgacaagaaaacccactcacaagctaAAGTCACCACataaactgttgtttccattgaAGGTTTTTCCTTGTCCTTCCTctcgctcgttctcagatcaactgcgcatgcgtaaaggaactgacttccggtttgagaaaaaaagctaCATTTCCGGCGGGGGAGGGGAAGTGCCAAAAGTGCCCCACCCCAAGCCcgccactgcaccaaccctctcccggtcaagcatctaatcacaatccaagatggcggcaccaaAAACCTGATTTATCTAGCGTTACGCGCCAAAgtaacgcctgcactgcaggctatgggcccttaatttttttggttttatcaacggagttgataatgtaaattggccaccgtacagagattcgaaaagctgacgtttcgagcgttagccatCAAGgtattatgggttacgtgtagtttttatagtagagtaggagctacgctattggtggtaacatggcaacgtgaaaaataggaattatacgttaataccgtgaggattaagggtgccgatttgaaagatgaatttttgttccagattcttgcggctttccgtcgtacctagatgtagggaaaggccgcagatagccatgtgttttttggagtggttaggcagattaaaatggcgagcgactggcttagatgcatccttgtcatttttcTCAATAATCGACAgccatcactacaaacgtcacaaaaagataagaatgacagaattccattcaccctcactttccatcctcataatcacgcagtcaaaagcatcattcttagtaattttaaattactccaaaatgatcccgagactggtagaatcttttcgcaacctccacttattttattcaaacgcgacaaaaatgtaggcaactttttagttagaagcgcgctcaaaactaacgagcaacccggcactttcaaatgcgcgcgctcacgatgcaaaacttgtcttttcattgttaacactagcagaatatcgggacctaagcgatatgttaagatcaccgatcgtttcacatgtacctccgcaaatgtcatttattgcataacctgtacgttatgcaataaattatacattggtgagacaggtagacgactaggtgaccgattccgcgaacaccttcgcgatgttgagaaaaatgacaaggatgcatctaagccagtcgctcgccattttaatctgcctagccactccaaaaaacacatggccatctgcggcctttccctacatctaggtacgacggaaagccgcaagaatctggaacaaaaattcatctttcaaatcggcacccttaatcctcacggtattaacgaacgcttttcatttaactaatatattcctatttttcacgttgccatgttaccaccaatagcgtagctcctactctactataaaaactacacgtaacccataatcccttgattcgctctgacgaagggctaacgctcgaaacgtcagcttttagaatctctgtacggtggccgatttacattatcaactccgttgataaaaccaaatttttgtatactacttccccaccgacgctcCAGATTtcattcaaacttggcacaattgatattcgtGCACAGGAcattcaaaaaatgcaataaaaagatggggtcaccgtgcttgtttttgCGCTGCAAGCCCTTTAttctaaatgtttttttttacctaattacgCAACCGGAAACATTGTTGTTATATAGCTAAAGCTACTAAATATTACTaacttgagcctacttgtttgtccgggctaaaGTCTTTCAGTAAAGAGATTTCAAATATgcggcttaactgcagaataccctgccatatCAAAGCGGTACCCCTGAAAAGGTTGGATACGAGTTGGAAAGCCAAAAATGGGGGTGGATACGCGGATTGCGCAGTCGTTTTCATGGTTCCCAGTATTTATCCTTTCGGAAGGGAAAAACGAAAAGAGCAGAGGAgattgatgtacatgtatatgtattttttaaagtacGATGCTCGAACGAAAcagttagtataggtaatcacatgatttcaaatgcaatttgtaataaataaccgcgagtaaatttttcaaagacgaccaaaataggccatttccgagttcatgtccgcctcctcttcaaagcgagtctaagtacgaagtttttgtgatggtaattagttctactttacatatgaatgaaaactaattttcacaacaaaaactgcgcacttagactcggtttgaagaggaggcagacatgaactcggaaatgacctataggccactttcgaaaataccataatactctctgtttgtccctccaaattttgcataagcattgtttttgtttttctcttgggaccattgtaagtcctaaGAGaagcttatgcaaaatttggagagtcaaacaaagagtattatggtattttccgaagtgtcCTATTGCACGAGCCTGTAGGGCGAGTGTAATTATTTTGTAGTCTTCAGTAGCACGTTACTGTCTCGTTATTTGAAAAACAGAGATAAGTGGTACGTTTTTTATTGGTGGGGGTGGGCCGgggtattttagaattttttttcgaaaaaagtcGTAGCCCTCCCACTTCCTGGAGTGAATTAATGCATGACCCTTcaaaaataccaaaacaaaaacatctgaccctcccccacccccctcaacctacccaaaacaaaaataaccgGAAGTGGAAATGACAAATTGTTACTCATATAACCATGTTCATCTGCGCAGAAAGTAGTTAATTGCGTGAGGTGTGATTGtacggtgaaaacttgaaaatgggcaAGGATGTACGAGGAGGAATAGAGAGAGGCAAATGTGCTTGTGGTGAATGCGAGGATTTCATGAGGTCTGATGGAGCAACTTGTGGCTATTGTAGCTGTTTGCCGACTCGCAATTCTAAATAGGATGCCCGCTACTCCTCTGACTCAGTTGATGGCACATCGGCTGAGGTGCGGGAACAAGTGAAATTACAGGTCCAGCGAAGTGGAAAGATAAAGACCTAGGGTGGTTCCCGAACCCAAAGGGCGAATATAGTGATGTAGTAGATCGAGTTGTCGGTTCAAGTTCGAGTagcttaaagggaacctccactaaaacaggaacatatctttaaaatagttaacataatgctcacaatcaaaattgttcaaacgttttccaatgggagcgcttgtatccgaaataaataaattttaaaaacggttgttttggttttcaaatttcccgggcgccgccatcttgaataattgtgacgtgtcatggttgccccattgttttaaaacaaaagctctttgtgcaaatacaaaagagcaaccataacacgtcacaattattcaagatggcggcgcccaggaaatttgaaaaccaaaacaaacgtttttgaaattaatttatttcggatacaaacgattccactggaaaacgtttgaacaattttgattgtaaacattatgttaaatattttaaagttgtattcttgttttagtggaagtTTCCTTTAAGTGACGAATCCTCaccggagactgattttataccAGAACCCTGcgcggaaacatcaaaatatggGCGAAAGCGGGCACAGGTCGAGAGAGACAAATATGTTTAATAGTTGAGAGAAGATAGTTTTTTGATAAGTAAATTTTTCGACACTTGTAAAATAATTTAGATTAATCTCGACTGGTAGCTTTGCTTGTATATACAAAATAGAAGCGACATGGAGTTTTCAATGATTTTAGAGACTAGTAATCCGtagaattttttcttttcttttatcacATAGATAGCAAGATTTATATAGATACCTGATGTTTgcaccgtgtataaataaagtgaTGATGAGACAACACGCAGTCTAACAAAGAACTTTTCACTAAACTAACCTATTTTGACGGGTACAACACCTGAAAAAACATGGGAGCAACAGACCCCATTGTAGGTGATGCATTGCAAGTGATGTTTTCAGGATTGGTGACTAAGCCTTTGTGCCAAACCACGGATCCCACCCCCATTTTCACTTTCAAGAGAGAATTACTTTCTGCATACATTCTCTATTATGGTGGcttaaaccagtttcaacaataggtcatttccgagttcatgtctgcctctttttcaaagagagtctaagtgcgaagttcttGTGACGGTAATTACCGGTAGTTCTACTAAATTtatacatatgaatgaaaactaattttcataagaaaaacttcgcacttagacttgctttaaagaagaggcagacatgaacaaGAAAAAAGCCTATTTGGAGGGGATTtctggtaccatatgaaacactgataactgcttaacaagatgcacatattaatatgacataataaattaccatggcaacaaaagaacgatctaaaaacgccctatattttgtgtttaagcgcttatatctcaaaaaagaactcggtgacccccattttttattgctgaaaagtgataagcattgctaagatgaaactctctgcaaagatTCAAAGCCATCTTAAATTTTTCCAATTGTGAAAGTAGCTATGAAACCGCTCCAGaaaattgttttaaactttgcagagagttttatcatAGCGTgctaatcactttccagcaataacaAAATGGGGGTTACCGCAATCATTCCTGagatacagtcaactctctcttaacggacaACTCTGTAAGATGGACACCTGCTGCTGGTCCCGGCCGTTTCTTagtcattttactataaccaAACTCTCTATAGGGCACACAATGGACACTTTGAAATCGCCAACGGACACGTGCGAGGTGCTGAATGTGACAACCaaattgtattgtaatctaaaacTGGTAGGTTTCATTCaagtaaataacttaaaacaaactttaacaGACGCGTATTCACTGTACACAGATTCAGCATTATTATCTTAAAATTCCTGGGGTCACATTACATGGACTCTCTATaagccggacacctctctaagacggacagctGAGGCTGGTCCTGAtggtgtccgtcttagagagagttgactgtatatGCATTGAAAGACataatatagggtgtttttagatAGCTctttcgttgccatggtaacctattacgtcacattaatgagcaCATCTTGTTATTcatttattggtgtttcatattgTAACGTAACATTGCTCTTAAGTGAAATAGTTAAGTatattcaatccttccaaatagtctagtttgttgaaagtgtcaaaactggtttgagcctccttaaatacCCATCCTTTTTGGGGGGACAAAATGAACTTCAGCCAAAGCACAGTTGAAAAACTTTCATTGAGGTTCATACAATAAGCAAGTAACTCATAACAACATATCATTCTTTGCAACAATAAACAAGGCTGAAGATATTCCAACGAGAAAACCATCAATGTTCCTTTCATTACTTATGTATCTCCTTGATTTTTGACACACCATGTTTGTGATTGTTTCTTCTGACCTCTGAGATTCAACCAATATCCCTGTGACGAATTGTTGGAAGAAGGTTTAGCACGACACCAGGTTGACCTACTTGTTCCCATTTTGTCATCCTTAATTCACTAACCCTGTTTCTGAAAAAGTAATCAACTTGACCCAGTCTTCAACTGCCACGATAAGTGGAGTAGGAAAAGGGGCTGAGAAGTAGAGGTACATGATGGTATTGAGATGGGTCACTGACGAGGAACACAATCTACAAATGACAGGAAAATACAAAGAAGCACAATCAAAATTTGGCAGCACATCGGCTAGGTAGttggtaaaggaaaggaaaaaaacgaggaaagaaaggaaagaaactttatttaagtgtctaatcttctagcgccgtagagcactaatcggggacactgtaaattgaaattaacaagttcaCGCAAATCACtggaaaaaggaaaattgaGTGGTGGGTGGTGTTAGGTGGTGTTTGCaagggagagagggagggaaGCAGAAAACCACTGACCCCTGAGGCAATAATCAATAATATTACTACTCTCCATGCTGTGAAAAGGAGAGTTTTCTCAGAAACTTGACAGAAGaatttaatatatatatgttttaaaTATACTTTTAGCAAGAATGGAATTACCTCAACATATGGATAAAAGAATGAAGACACTCCAGTCTCCTTGAAATAAGCTTCAGTCTCAAACCTCATCATGTATTTACCAGCTATAAACTGCTCTTGCGACAATAGATTGGAAATTCTCCCATCAGCGTTAGTAACTCTGAAAATTCAAGACATACATACATTTGCTCAGTATGGTGGAATTCCTCTCTCTGTTACATAATGAAATTATTGTTTATAACTTCAAAATGAGTCAAGATGGTTGGGAATTTTTTCCATTAGCCATTGTGTGATATGCATTTCTTCTGCTTCACCactttttcatgtatattattaataagtaat from Montipora capricornis isolate CH-2021 chromosome 9, ASM3666992v2, whole genome shotgun sequence encodes:
- the LOC138014946 gene encoding solute carrier family 25 member 36-A-like, with the protein product MACDSSGVVTEPSITLMKEKHRKMPSGKSSYVHLVAGGVGGTVGATLTCPLEVVKTRLQSSVPTFRPLFCPTTTASGGVWSIPVEISVERPVGILSCLRHIVQTEGIAALFKGLGPTLVGVAPSRAIYFSVYAKSKKVFNKSGVAAKDSKLVHVGSACSAGFVTATLSSPLWVVKTRLQLDNKTATRGQVTELLNGIWKTDGLKGFYRGLTATYFGITETMIHFVIYEHIKGEVQRHHLKMRGTNEPNVVDFIQFMMAAATSKCIAAVIAYPHEVIRTRLRQQEVDGKRKYHSFFQAFSKIFREEGRVGLYGGLGTHLLRQVPNTAIMFLTYEVVVHCLGGEDSL